From a single Granulicella aggregans genomic region:
- a CDS encoding serine/threonine-protein kinase, whose product MDEDLTLDMNTRPSTPGDVPAVRDAWGRFKLLARVGQGGFGEVYRAWDPDLEREVALKLLLPSPTGSGQSDEEYKAMLREARALASVRHPNIVPVYGIDRHDGRVGFWTDFVKGKTLSALLVSQGPFGYREAVLIGLDVTRALSTVHRSGLLHRDIKAENVMREEGGHILLMDFGLSALPHLQEDIAGTPNYMAPELWQGKTATVASDIYSMGVLLFYLVTGEYPARLGRLSRAEAMAALAQKRTLMDLRSDLPDQFLRAVSRAIETDPAKRFSSAGQLSEALAECIGTAVPVEAEVQRAAEVTTGSRRWMTIAAAILATTFVLAAADYISLHRQKDGAGAKTALAVAGPGINDEYTHASELLKKSYKDSNIAESVTIFQHILKEDNTFALAQAGLGTAYFKQYKNDPSKGDLLDAAKAATEKALGMDKACVPALVTRAQIEAITGHSDLAINDANAALEHDPHSAEAHAALGEVYQSLGKGKEAIEEISQSVALDPDNSMWPLRLGHYYMGAGNLATAAEQWQSSVQLDPQNTLALYDLGLVDIQLDKLEDARKNFQTVLSLQPDAYSYRALGSVFQLQGNYADAAEMDKKAIELNPSDYQAWGSLGSVYRWSGDKREESMETYRKAIELAEVQRRKSPDDSDLLADLADYYASVGNTGMSLPLARKALILAPDDPDISYIAGYSYEMAGERGKAVQLISKAVARGIHKNEFLRSPEFAKLRSDPSFLTELNKARSMLAVDSKTKLN is encoded by the coding sequence ATGGATGAAGACCTCACGCTCGACATGAACACGCGGCCTTCCACACCGGGTGACGTTCCAGCGGTGCGCGATGCATGGGGAAGGTTCAAGCTGCTGGCGCGGGTGGGCCAGGGAGGGTTTGGCGAGGTCTACCGGGCGTGGGACCCGGACCTGGAGCGCGAGGTCGCTCTGAAGCTGCTTCTGCCTTCGCCGACGGGCTCGGGCCAAAGCGATGAAGAGTACAAGGCGATGCTGCGGGAGGCGCGGGCGCTGGCGTCGGTCCGGCATCCGAACATCGTCCCGGTGTATGGGATCGATCGCCATGATGGGCGGGTGGGGTTCTGGACAGACTTCGTCAAGGGCAAGACGCTCTCCGCACTGCTGGTGTCACAGGGACCGTTCGGATATCGCGAGGCGGTGCTGATTGGGCTCGACGTGACGCGGGCGTTGAGCACGGTACATCGCTCGGGGCTGCTGCACCGCGACATCAAGGCCGAGAACGTGATGCGCGAGGAGGGTGGCCACATCCTGCTGATGGACTTTGGCCTGAGCGCGCTGCCGCACCTGCAGGAGGACATCGCGGGGACGCCGAACTACATGGCGCCGGAGTTGTGGCAGGGCAAGACCGCGACGGTTGCCAGCGACATCTACTCCATGGGCGTGTTGCTGTTTTATCTGGTGACGGGCGAGTATCCAGCGAGGCTCGGCCGTCTGTCGCGGGCAGAGGCAATGGCTGCGCTGGCGCAGAAGCGGACGTTGATGGACCTTCGCAGCGACCTGCCGGACCAGTTTCTGCGAGCGGTGAGCCGGGCGATCGAGACCGATCCGGCGAAGCGGTTCAGCAGCGCAGGGCAGTTGTCCGAGGCTCTGGCGGAGTGCATCGGGACGGCGGTGCCGGTGGAGGCGGAGGTGCAGCGGGCCGCCGAAGTCACGACGGGTTCGCGGCGGTGGATGACCATAGCGGCGGCGATTCTGGCGACCACATTCGTGCTGGCCGCGGCGGACTATATAAGCCTGCACCGGCAGAAGGACGGCGCTGGGGCGAAGACGGCGCTGGCCGTGGCTGGCCCCGGAATTAACGACGAGTACACGCATGCCAGCGAGTTGTTGAAGAAGTCGTATAAGGACTCAAACATCGCAGAGTCCGTGACGATCTTCCAGCACATACTGAAGGAAGACAATACCTTCGCGCTCGCGCAGGCCGGTCTGGGGACAGCGTACTTCAAGCAATACAAGAACGACCCGAGCAAAGGCGATCTGCTGGATGCAGCAAAGGCCGCAACCGAGAAGGCGCTTGGGATGGACAAGGCCTGCGTTCCAGCGCTCGTGACGCGTGCACAGATCGAGGCGATCACAGGCCATAGCGATCTGGCGATCAACGACGCGAATGCGGCGCTTGAGCACGACCCCCATAGCGCTGAGGCCCATGCCGCGCTTGGTGAGGTCTACCAGTCGCTGGGCAAGGGCAAGGAGGCCATCGAGGAGATATCGCAGTCTGTGGCGCTCGATCCGGACAATTCAATGTGGCCGCTGAGGCTGGGCCATTACTACATGGGGGCTGGAAATCTGGCGACCGCGGCGGAGCAGTGGCAGAGTTCTGTACAACTTGATCCGCAGAATACACTCGCGCTGTATGATCTGGGCCTCGTGGATATCCAATTGGACAAACTCGAAGACGCGCGGAAGAACTTTCAAACGGTATTGAGCCTGCAGCCGGACGCATATAGCTACCGGGCCCTGGGCAGCGTCTTCCAGTTGCAAGGCAACTACGCGGACGCAGCAGAGATGGACAAGAAGGCGATTGAACTAAACCCTTCGGACTATCAAGCATGGGGAAGCCTTGGTAGCGTGTATCGCTGGAGCGGCGACAAACGCGAAGAATCGATGGAGACCTATCGGAAGGCGATTGAACTTGCAGAAGTTCAGCGACGAAAGTCACCTGACGATTCGGACCTATTGGCAGACTTGGCAGATTACTATGCTTCTGTCGGAAATACCGGGATGAGTCTTCCGCTGGCTCGGAAAGCGTTGATCCTGGCACCTGATGACCCGGACATCAGCTACATTGCTGGTTACAGTTACGAAATGGCCGGAGAAAGGGGCAAGGCCGTGCAGCTCATCTCTAAGGCGGTGGCACGAGGAATCCATAAAAACGAATTTCTACGAAGTCCGGAATTCGCTAAGCTCCGCAGCGACCCATCCTTTCTTACCGAACTCAACAAAGCGAGATCGATGCTGGCTGTGGACAGCAAGACTAAATTGAACTAA
- a CDS encoding helix-turn-helix domain-containing protein, which translates to MLTTTTQTFVAEPSKTSTARPSSSSFTWSDSIRPATPRHPADSPTDAAAEMSSPDAAPSSPQSSPSLDVSSRFGVRLRELRRERNLTQLRMARDFGIDRSFISDVERGRKSISLPMLEVIALGMKISLSELLRNL; encoded by the coding sequence ATGCTAACTACAACGACTCAGACCTTCGTAGCGGAGCCCTCAAAGACATCAACCGCACGGCCATCCTCTTCCAGCTTCACATGGAGCGACTCGATTCGCCCCGCGACGCCGCGGCACCCAGCAGATTCGCCGACCGATGCCGCCGCCGAGATGTCCTCGCCGGACGCTGCCCCGAGCTCCCCGCAAAGCTCGCCTTCTCTCGATGTCAGCAGCCGATTCGGCGTTCGTCTTCGCGAGCTGCGCCGCGAGCGCAATCTCACGCAGCTCCGCATGGCCCGCGACTTCGGCATCGACCGCAGCTTTATCTCGGACGTCGAGCGCGGTCGCAAGTCCATCTCGCTGCCCATGCTTGAAGTCATCGCGTTGGGGATGAAGATCTCCCTCTCCGAACTGCTCAGGAACCTGTAA
- a CDS encoding gasdermin, whose product MSPKQKDPSISKLNDLGYNVIKVPRTDIAPLDLLAHDASSPQLRKIGTISTFWKTAAPIPVPGPPSAASSLNNTHSNKLELGFGLDLLKGALAVFGASAPSLDLSHTSARSLQFNYTGVTTVSIDTGLIGDYLTEGTLNVGNPETKHRFLDEGSQVYIITEVIRSTSITVTATDDQGNGVSLSAPEINGIVGGNVSVKPSSATNSAITFESATTPPTAANFGFKAMLLTWQPTPGGALGSGTGTWAFADADDITFAAPVLGRSSAAAAESTGPVVFETGPESCLLDL is encoded by the coding sequence ATGAGCCCGAAGCAGAAGGACCCCAGCATCTCGAAGTTGAACGACCTCGGCTACAACGTCATCAAGGTGCCGCGCACGGACATCGCCCCACTCGATCTCCTCGCTCACGATGCGTCGAGTCCGCAGTTGCGCAAGATCGGAACCATCTCGACCTTCTGGAAGACCGCCGCTCCCATCCCGGTGCCCGGCCCACCCAGCGCGGCCTCCAGCCTGAATAACACGCATAGCAACAAGCTCGAGCTGGGCTTCGGCCTCGACCTGCTCAAGGGAGCACTCGCCGTCTTCGGTGCGAGCGCGCCATCGCTCGATCTCAGCCACACCAGCGCCAGGTCGCTGCAGTTTAACTACACCGGTGTCACCACCGTCTCGATCGACACCGGCCTCATCGGCGACTATCTCACCGAGGGCACCCTCAACGTGGGCAACCCCGAGACGAAGCACCGCTTCCTCGACGAAGGCTCGCAGGTCTACATCATCACCGAGGTCATCCGTTCCACCTCCATCACCGTCACGGCGACCGACGACCAAGGCAACGGCGTCTCCCTCAGCGCTCCGGAGATCAACGGCATCGTCGGCGGCAACGTCAGCGTCAAGCCATCCTCCGCCACCAACTCCGCCATCACCTTTGAGAGTGCGACCACGCCGCCCACCGCCGCCAACTTCGGCTTCAAGGCGATGCTCCTCACATGGCAGCCCACACCCGGCGGGGCCCTCGGATCCGGCACAGGAACCTGGGCCTTCGCCGACGCCGACGACATCACCTTCGCCGCACCTGTTCTTGGCAGGTCATCGGCTGCCGCTGCTGAATCAACCGGCCCCGTCGTCTTCGAGACCGGCCCCGAAAGCTGCCTGCTCGACCTCTAG
- a CDS encoding cupredoxin domain-containing protein, producing the protein MAHTEVFISNDAGTLVPSQPSVAISNGDTLAFSLSNAGPVFAFFSPDATAALSPAPNGPVSLGSKGPTVFTFTTSDPGAYSVYFEATASAAIPDFPGGTSNLLHLEIDTDGAGESEGPGFGGITNHSRGG; encoded by the coding sequence ATGGCACATACCGAAGTCTTTATCTCCAACGATGCAGGAACGCTGGTGCCGAGTCAACCGTCGGTTGCAATAAGCAACGGCGACACGCTGGCGTTCTCTTTGTCCAACGCTGGACCAGTGTTTGCGTTCTTCTCGCCGGATGCCACTGCAGCATTATCGCCGGCCCCAAACGGCCCCGTCTCACTTGGTTCGAAAGGACCGACGGTGTTCACCTTCACAACCTCCGATCCGGGCGCCTACAGCGTCTATTTCGAAGCCACCGCGAGTGCCGCGATACCGGACTTTCCCGGTGGCACTTCGAATCTGCTTCACTTGGAGATCGACACCGACGGGGCCGGTGAAAGCGAAGGACCCGGTTTTGGTGGGATTACAAATCACTCGAGAGGTGGCTAG
- a CDS encoding c-type cytochrome, whose amino-acid sequence MKSDRPQLQKTIYRYSAPSFVAVGAIVFGLLLATVPHPVHASSKQARAAGAAVFSDKGCQHCHGTDATGTDRGPDLSTIGKKWHKDRIEKQIREGGNGMPAFADVLQPDEIKSLVDYLSSKRKPARKGTVPGSKTPDPSKPAVPAKPSVDDSGE is encoded by the coding sequence ATGAAGAGCGACCGACCGCAACTGCAGAAAACTATTTACCGATACTCCGCTCCGTCCTTCGTCGCGGTTGGAGCGATCGTCTTCGGCCTTCTACTCGCCACTGTTCCTCACCCTGTTCATGCCTCCTCCAAGCAGGCCCGGGCCGCGGGTGCGGCAGTCTTCAGCGACAAGGGCTGCCAGCATTGCCACGGCACTGACGCCACCGGAACCGACCGTGGCCCCGATCTCTCGACCATCGGTAAGAAGTGGCACAAGGACCGCATTGAGAAGCAGATCCGCGAGGGTGGCAACGGCATGCCGGCCTTTGCCGACGTCCTCCAGCCCGACGAGATCAAGTCGCTGGTGGACTATCTCAGCTCGAAGCGTAAGCCTGCGCGTAAGGGCACTGTCCCTGGATCAAAGACCCCGGATCCTTCCAAACCGGCTGTCCCTGCCAAGCCATCAGTGGACGACTCCGGCGAGTGA
- a CDS encoding SpoIIE family protein phosphatase encodes MTPASRSSPQIVLHTEGTRRTVPVDHVPFTLGRGHDCHLTIGHPHVSREHAAIDRDSDGYFLRDTASRHGTFVNGVRVSTTRLRAGDRITLFPDAGERDMLLFEQAEEESSTRTLLAQITKTSGPGSGLGIDKTQVALAMGGQSELETLALFLKAAQSLNSYGAVNDVLRTMLEYTLRLTGAERGFVFLGDTADTLRLECWQDKDGNATTASVPLAPIHGEQADRPAISYSIVREAADSHLDFILSNISADAARGHESLILNAIRSVVAIPLRGQNSDRLLGVLYLDSRSITHDFTRTGKQILQALAHQAATLLENLRMIEAERESALLRKELEIAAAIQQQIIPQTLPEFPGVRLAARSVPCTGVGGDFYDVIPVEDGFVALVGDVCGKGVPAALLASMVQGMLHAQISAQATHVTSLAQTVQAVNNFVCLRAPVEKYVTLAILRYTFPLLPGDPAQIELINGGHVSPVIVRSNGTVETIHDGDMPVGLLEIARFHAILITLDPGDRIVLLSDGISEAEDPNGTQFGAEEMKHYLSSPDPVPSLFHAIKGFCKGAHAQDDQTVLTVDRLI; translated from the coding sequence ATGACCCCCGCATCCAGATCGTCGCCTCAGATCGTCCTGCACACCGAGGGCACCCGGCGCACCGTTCCCGTGGATCATGTGCCGTTCACGCTGGGCCGCGGACACGACTGCCATCTCACCATCGGCCACCCCCACGTATCGCGCGAGCACGCCGCCATCGACCGCGACTCCGACGGCTACTTCCTTCGCGACACCGCCAGCCGCCACGGCACCTTCGTCAACGGTGTCCGAGTCTCGACCACGCGCCTTCGCGCCGGTGATCGCATCACCCTCTTTCCCGACGCCGGTGAGCGCGACATGCTTCTCTTCGAGCAGGCCGAGGAAGAGAGTAGTACCCGCACCCTGCTCGCCCAGATCACCAAGACCTCTGGCCCTGGGTCAGGTCTGGGAATCGATAAGACTCAGGTCGCTCTGGCTATGGGTGGCCAATCAGAGCTCGAGACCTTGGCGCTCTTCCTCAAGGCCGCGCAGAGCCTCAACAGCTACGGCGCGGTCAACGACGTCCTCCGCACCATGCTGGAATACACCCTGCGGCTCACCGGCGCCGAGCGTGGCTTCGTCTTCCTCGGCGACACTGCCGATACGTTGCGGCTCGAATGCTGGCAGGACAAGGATGGGAACGCGACGACAGCCTCTGTGCCGCTCGCCCCAATCCATGGCGAACAGGCAGACCGGCCCGCGATCTCCTACTCCATTGTCCGCGAGGCTGCGGACTCCCACCTGGACTTCATCCTCTCGAACATCAGCGCCGATGCAGCCCGCGGCCACGAGAGTCTGATCCTCAACGCCATTCGCTCCGTAGTCGCTATCCCCCTGCGTGGCCAGAACTCCGACCGGCTCCTGGGCGTGCTCTATCTTGACAGCCGGTCCATCACCCACGACTTCACCCGCACCGGCAAGCAGATCCTTCAGGCGCTTGCTCACCAGGCGGCGACGCTGCTCGAAAACCTGCGGATGATCGAGGCCGAACGCGAGTCCGCCCTGCTGCGCAAGGAACTCGAGATCGCCGCCGCCATCCAGCAGCAGATCATCCCGCAGACGCTTCCCGAATTTCCCGGTGTCCGCCTCGCCGCCCGCAGCGTCCCCTGCACCGGCGTCGGCGGTGACTTCTACGATGTCATCCCCGTCGAAGACGGCTTCGTCGCCCTCGTCGGCGATGTCTGCGGCAAGGGCGTTCCCGCGGCCTTGCTCGCCTCGATGGTGCAGGGAATGCTGCACGCCCAGATCTCGGCCCAGGCCACCCACGTCACGTCGCTCGCCCAGACCGTACAGGCGGTCAACAACTTCGTCTGCCTGCGCGCTCCGGTCGAAAAGTACGTGACCCTTGCCATCCTGCGCTACACCTTCCCCCTGCTTCCTGGCGATCCCGCGCAGATCGAACTCATCAACGGCGGCCATGTCTCTCCCGTAATCGTCCGGTCGAACGGCACCGTGGAGACGATCCACGATGGAGACATGCCCGTCGGCCTGTTGGAGATCGCCAGGTTCCACGCCATCCTGATCACTCTTGATCCTGGCGACCGCATCGTCCTTCTCAGCGACGGCATCAGCGAGGCCGAAGACCCGAACGGCACCCAGTTTGGCGCCGAAGAGATGAAACACTATCTCTCCAGCCCCGATCCTGTCCCATCTCTCTTCCATGCCATCAAGGGCTTTTGCAAAGGGGCACACGCCCAGGACGACCAAACCGTCCTCACCGTCGACCGCCTCATCTGA
- the mak gene encoding fructokinase, with protein MTCPEMRIGIDLGGTKIEALALDREGKELLRYRVDTPRNDYPGTITAIAGLVRRLESETGSTGTVGAGIPGSVSRRTGLVKNANSTWLNGMPLAEDLSAELAREVRVANDANCLAVSEATDGAAAGHHVVFGVILGTGCGGGVAIDGSVHAGPNGVGGEWGHNPLPWPTPDESPGPACYCGKLGCMEMWISGTGVARDFLDVTGKSLTTRQIVGLSETGDAQALEALDRFEDRLARGLATVINVLDPDILVFGGGLSLLRRIYINLPALLPKYVFGRETDTILVPAKFGDSSGVRGAAWLWPSL; from the coding sequence ATGACCTGCCCGGAGATGAGAATCGGTATCGATCTTGGAGGAACCAAGATTGAAGCTCTCGCACTTGACCGCGAGGGCAAAGAGCTTCTGCGCTATCGCGTCGACACGCCGCGCAACGACTACCCCGGCACCATCACCGCCATCGCCGGCCTCGTCCGCCGCCTGGAGTCCGAAACCGGATCGACCGGCACCGTCGGCGCGGGCATCCCCGGCAGCGTCTCCCGCCGCACCGGCCTGGTCAAGAACGCCAACTCCACCTGGCTCAATGGTATGCCGCTCGCAGAAGATCTCTCCGCGGAACTCGCACGCGAGGTCCGCGTCGCCAACGACGCCAACTGCCTCGCAGTCTCCGAGGCGACGGACGGCGCCGCCGCTGGCCACCACGTCGTCTTCGGCGTCATCCTCGGCACCGGCTGCGGAGGCGGCGTAGCCATCGACGGCTCCGTCCACGCCGGCCCCAACGGCGTAGGTGGCGAATGGGGCCACAACCCGCTACCCTGGCCCACACCAGACGAGTCCCCCGGCCCCGCCTGCTACTGTGGCAAGCTCGGCTGCATGGAGATGTGGATCTCCGGTACCGGCGTCGCCCGCGACTTTCTTGACGTCACCGGCAAGTCGCTTACCACCCGTCAGATCGTCGGTCTGTCTGAGACCGGCGACGCCCAGGCGCTTGAAGCACTCGACCGTTTCGAAGACCGCCTTGCCCGAGGCCTCGCGACCGTCATCAACGTTCTCGATCCCGACATCCTCGTCTTCGGCGGTGGTCTCTCGCTACTTCGGCGCATCTATATCAATCTTCCCGCGCTTCTGCCGAAGTACGTCTTCGGCCGCGAGACCGACACCATCCTCGTTCCCGCGAAGTTCGGCGATTCCAGCGGAGTCCGCGGCGCTGCATGGCTTTGGCCATCTCTATGA
- a CDS encoding tetratricopeptide repeat protein: protein MGLVLISSRKSSSILRSSFIVYASAALLGATLLAVWGTGAHRTVKAGTEADEAAAARHAYSEKIATSYNFRYGKDKPFLPSNATTDTGEFISPKSFYTADYCGHCHQEAHQQWRESAHSNANRVPYYLRNVGLLNTEKGIEFSRHCEGCHDPIALVAGALTEGAPKKRPYDQDGVTCTVCHSIKSVDTRGTGSYVMGVPAVLVDEDGNPITRPVTDAEILTHLDRHSKAVMKPFYKTSEYCSACHKAALPRALNDYKWQRAISLYDEWQNSSFAKQSPLPFYVKDSVSTCQTCHMQREVLKLTDYGAKNGQLASHRWLGANTLIPKIYGFDEQATRIVQFLQNNVFNVDIFALEHGEQPDGVAAQTGSGEPQSLIAPLGLTSFKIAPKELVTANVIIQNKGIAHSHVPEQRDMYESWVAFTVKDSTGKIIDDSGFLKTNGELDERAHSFTNRLINVKGGLNNLHQVWNNRVVAYNNTIQSGRSQLIRYSFHMPASGDVTVTATVKYRRFNQHFIDFGMNKQHYVQPVVDMVSQTRTIHIGDNAPAPLSAAEAKVENKEWMRWNNYGIALLDAQQYAASVAAFQHVQKLRPDYADSFTNQAIVDILWEKYDDARPSLAKALSLSPGNARALYYRALVERNEGDLDAAILDLQAVIKLFPQSRDAHRELGFSYYQQHKYELARSEYEYVQSIDPDDLAAHYNLAILYRRLKLKDKAAEQAAIFADQKDDPTASTYALEYLRGHNEIANESVVWHVHELDAPTKKVDAVAPTSADMAGGGTQ, encoded by the coding sequence GTGGGTTTAGTTTTGATCAGCAGCCGCAAATCGTCTTCGATACTCCGTTCAAGCTTCATCGTCTATGCGTCCGCCGCGCTGCTCGGAGCGACGCTGCTCGCTGTCTGGGGAACAGGGGCACATCGCACCGTTAAAGCGGGCACGGAGGCTGATGAAGCCGCCGCTGCTCGCCACGCTTACAGCGAAAAGATCGCCACCAGCTATAACTTCCGCTACGGCAAAGACAAGCCCTTCCTGCCTTCGAACGCTACCACCGACACTGGCGAGTTCATCAGCCCGAAGAGCTTCTACACTGCCGATTACTGCGGCCACTGCCACCAGGAAGCGCATCAGCAGTGGCGTGAATCCGCGCACTCAAACGCCAACCGCGTCCCCTACTACCTTCGCAACGTCGGCCTGCTGAACACGGAGAAGGGAATTGAGTTCTCCCGCCACTGCGAGGGCTGTCACGACCCCATCGCTCTCGTCGCCGGCGCGCTCACCGAAGGTGCTCCCAAAAAGCGCCCCTACGATCAGGACGGCGTCACCTGCACCGTCTGCCACTCCATCAAGAGCGTCGACACCCGCGGCACCGGCAGCTACGTCATGGGCGTCCCCGCCGTGCTCGTCGATGAAGACGGCAATCCCATCACCCGCCCAGTCACCGACGCCGAGATTCTCACCCATCTCGACCGCCACAGTAAAGCTGTGATGAAGCCGTTCTACAAGACCTCCGAGTACTGCTCCGCCTGCCACAAGGCGGCGCTGCCCCGGGCTCTCAATGACTACAAATGGCAGCGCGCCATCTCTCTTTATGACGAGTGGCAGAACTCCTCCTTCGCCAAGCAATCGCCGCTACCCTTTTATGTGAAAGATTCCGTCTCCACCTGTCAGACCTGCCACATGCAGCGCGAAGTCCTGAAGCTGACCGACTACGGCGCGAAGAACGGCCAACTTGCCTCGCACCGCTGGCTCGGCGCAAACACCCTGATCCCCAAGATATACGGCTTCGACGAGCAGGCCACACGCATCGTGCAGTTCCTGCAAAACAACGTCTTCAACGTCGACATCTTCGCCCTCGAACACGGCGAGCAGCCTGATGGCGTCGCTGCCCAGACCGGCTCCGGCGAGCCGCAGTCGCTCATCGCTCCGCTTGGCCTCACCAGCTTCAAGATCGCCCCCAAAGAACTCGTCACCGCAAACGTCATCATCCAGAACAAGGGCATCGCTCACAGCCACGTTCCCGAGCAGCGCGATATGTACGAGTCCTGGGTCGCCTTCACCGTCAAGGACTCCACCGGCAAGATCATCGACGACAGCGGCTTCCTCAAGACCAACGGCGAACTCGACGAGCGCGCCCACAGCTTCACCAACCGCCTCATCAACGTCAAAGGCGGCCTCAACAACCTGCACCAGGTCTGGAACAACCGCGTCGTCGCCTACAACAACACCATCCAGTCCGGCCGTTCGCAGCTGATCCGCTACTCCTTCCACATGCCCGCCTCGGGCGACGTCACCGTGACCGCCACCGTGAAGTACCGTCGCTTCAACCAGCACTTCATCGACTTCGGCATGAACAAGCAGCACTACGTTCAGCCAGTCGTCGACATGGTCTCGCAGACGCGGACGATTCACATCGGCGACAATGCTCCCGCGCCACTTTCCGCTGCTGAGGCCAAGGTCGAAAACAAGGAGTGGATGCGCTGGAACAACTACGGCATCGCTCTGCTCGACGCGCAGCAGTATGCCGCCTCGGTCGCCGCCTTTCAGCATGTCCAGAAGCTCCGCCCCGACTACGCCGACTCCTTCACCAACCAGGCCATCGTCGACATTCTCTGGGAGAAGTACGACGACGCCCGCCCCAGCCTCGCTAAGGCTTTGTCGCTCTCCCCGGGCAACGCCCGCGCTCTTTACTATCGCGCTCTCGTCGAACGCAACGAGGGTGACCTCGACGCCGCAATCCTCGACCTGCAGGCCGTCATCAAGCTCTTCCCGCAGTCCCGCGACGCTCATCGCGAGCTTGGCTTCTCCTACTACCAGCAGCACAAGTACGAGCTTGCCCGCTCCGAGTACGAGTATGTCCAGAGCATCGACCCCGACGACCTCGCCGCGCACTACAACCTCGCCATCCTCTACCGCCGCCTCAAGCTGAAGGACAAGGCAGCCGAACAGGCGGCCATCTTCGCCGATCAGAAGGACGACCCCACCGCCAGCACCTACGCGCTCGAATATCTGCGCGGTCATAATGAGATCGCGAATGAGAGCGTCGTCTGGCATGTTCACGAACTCGACGCACCGACAAAGAAGGTTGACGCCGTCGCCCCAACTTCGGCGGACATGGCCGGTGGTGGTACACAATAG